A single window of Eucalyptus grandis isolate ANBG69807.140 chromosome 1, ASM1654582v1, whole genome shotgun sequence DNA harbors:
- the LOC120292777 gene encoding uncharacterized protein LOC120292777: MAFSFILDLWNKWNIRGFVVLSLSLQVSLILFAPLRKKTASCPIIFLLWLAYLMADSVATFAVGLISHSRGNSCAHVAEEDGVIHAFWPPFLLLHLGGPDTITAFSLEDSSLWRRHLLSLIFQVGAAIYVFVRIFPSDKSLAIPTILVFLAGFIKIAERTLTLYLSSFPKLRESMLLDNELTIDANLQLLEELNVEGGGYGCSNEGGAKLAENIVVKHAYSFFQIFKIFFADLIYTKKQRKISMDYFDKVSAVDALRVI, translated from the coding sequence ATGGCATTTAGCTTCATTTTGGATTTGTGGAACAAATGGAACATCCGAGGTTTTGTTGTACTGAGCCTCTCGCTTCAAGTCTCTCTCATTCTATTTGCACCACTTAGAAAGAAAACAGCAAGCTGCCCCATCATCTTCCTCTTATGGTTGGCCTATTTGATGGCTGACTCGGTAGCTACATTTGCAGTTGGGCTCATATCTCACAGTCGAGGCAATTCATGTGCCCATGTAGCAGAAGAAGATGGAGTAATTCACGCATTTTGGCCCCCATTTCTCTTGTTACATCTTGGCGGTCCGGACACCATCACTGCCTTCTCTCTTGAGGACAGTTCACTTTGGCGGCGACACTTGCTCAGTCTCATCTTCCAAGTCGGTGCCGCCATCTACGTATTTGTGCGGATATTTCCTAGCGATAAGTCGCTGGCGATCCCAACAATCCTAGTGTTTCTTGCGGGGTTTATAAAAATTGCAGAGAGGACGCTCACACTTTATCTCTCGAGCTTCCCAAAACTCCGAGAATCAATGCTCTTAGATAACGAGCTAACAATAGATGCAAACTTGCAATTGCTTGAAGAACTCAATGTTGAAGGGGGTGGATATGGATGTTCTAATGAAGGAGGAGCAAAGCTTGCTGAGAACATTGTGGTAAAGCATGCTTACTCATtctttcaaatcttcaagatcttctttGCAGATCTCATCTACACAAAAAAGCAACGCAAAATAAGCATGGATTATTTTGACAAAGTTTCTGCTGTGGATGCGTTGAGGGTCATATAG